Proteins co-encoded in one Uloborus diversus isolate 005 chromosome 9, Udiv.v.3.1, whole genome shotgun sequence genomic window:
- the LOC129229627 gene encoding nuclear pore complex protein Nup133-like, whose translation MFSPFSKTPNSLKGVRHIKPVFTPSPKSIGNTPKHKSCSFMSRGFNESVMQGIPSYEMEFYGSQLPVLVTEAMTLAERPADISVKLEPFGFASLVCGRQLLIWKYKIDNQEKNVVYCRELTLPPSDLAHKAELVHLFQTEDSKLPSALAVSPEGHVRYWPNINHESCSVDTVIDLQGEECYSLVSVFPLGCILSTTTSTLVLITSSSGEGQPNLICRPLTLPLSVLAGIGRRVSSFIFGVVPTQTSEAKQLNRVLSVKGDDDDYFLYVLSSNVLQKWHISKKDKKDNLDQLVFEMELDCALKQSYGEDVFKKDSSSLGGMKTWCLDMQISSSGVMILTAGTFSGTDLNIHYALGKLETSSDQIPAKFSAFHVLDYREQYEEEHEDRHMNFKFILPSPTSQCAFIFNSEKVLCAQLGSNAETAEMNVRTTGSFILGSGTCDGLPLFFITEYGIVSFASSQKAVGDSRFLSSMKEVSPQQNDELESHESLSKDLKKALYCFCDGSIENCEKIMNELQARASYKEGADLDEAVTTLSLGIIDDYPMRDPRWCKTVPGGSISSSLIITYQLDDKLTAHDYLYSFLKTYKILEKLSVSKIDDAIISTRLLFCEHTEKLIAAKTMRLYLVDHFDAIESAIQLALTKRGIESNDDLTAQDVFFREVSAFHFIFPSFIEWESEILSEDESVPKILNVVMTVNKIFVGVFEAIINYRISAWERYTANTTDYDSPFLPWTSREGNAGIRSQIKEQLNININHVLRITDNVQIQGILYQQYVDILDFYLDSFKKQLETSKKEKMMPVQKEYEKERSHYIKYLLVLGQYERAAAIAEKYLDFDMLIQICEETQNSDRLQRYMLQFAEKKFSEHVFKWYLNKGQRGKIFNKDLGQKEVLGNFLKEHESLKWLHFVQERQYEAASATLKQLALKEVQFLNRRKTLLSLSKLTAMVSSISPEQKRNIIEAINFEQDLITHQETLPISTVEALGIDPKNMRVFQPAELIEMYIADENPSANAFDFKIALDLLHFMKKPLSDPDLNNLRIHIWSKAILKDNWEELDINNPLVAIKDTIFFQVVEIAFNQGIEMHEFIPSLDDLLQASELQNLVENSSVRFLLQAGYEHIFKIID comes from the coding sequence ATGTTTTCTCCATTTTCTAAAACACCTAACTCCCTCAAAGGAGTAAGACATATAAAGCCAGTTTTCACACCGTCGCCAAAATCTATCGGCAATACTCCTAAGCATAAAAGTTGTTCTTTTATGAGTCGAGGCTTTAATGAATCTGTTATGCAAGGCATACCAAGTTATGAAATGGAATTTTATGGCTCACAATTACCAGTATTAGTAACAGAAGCAATGACTCTTGCTGAAAGACCGGCTGATATCAGTGTGAAACTTGAACCTTTTGGATTTGCCAGTTTAGTATGTGGCCGTCAACTTTTGATCTGGAAATATAAGATAGATAACCAAGAGAAAAACGTTGTGTATTGTAGAGAGCTGACACTTCCGCCAAGCGATCTTGCTCACAAAGCTGAGCTTgttcatttgtttcaaactgaaGATTCAAAGCTGCCATCTGCTCTCGCTGTTTCTCCCGAAGGACATGTGCGTTATTGGCCTAATATTAACCATGAAAGTTGCTCTGTAGATACAGTAATTGATCTTCAAGGTGAAGAATGTTATTCGTTAGTGTCGGTGTTTCCATTGGGATGTATATTATCAACCACCACGAGCACTCTAGTCTTGATAACTTCATCCTCTGGTGAAGGACAACCTAATTTAATATGCCGACCCTTAACCCTGCCACTTAGTGTTTTAGCTGGAATAGGCAGACGTGTGTCATCGTTCATCTTTGGTGTGGTTCCGACTCAAACTTCAGAGGCTAAGCAGTTAAACAGAGTCCTCTCTGTGAAGggtgatgatgatgattattTTCTCTACGTGTTAAGCAGCAATGTGCTTCAAAAATGGCACATTtccaaaaaagataaaaaagacaATTTAGACCAACTTGTTTTTGAAATGGAACTTGATTGTGCATTGAAACAAAGCTATGGTGAAGATGTGTTCAAAAAGGACTCCAGCTCTCTTGGTGGCATGAAAACATGGTGTTTGGATATGCAAATATCTTCATCTGGGGTGATGATCTTGACCGCAGGAACTTTTTCTGGAACtgatttaaatattcattatgCCTTAGGTAAATTAGAAACATCATCCGATCAAATTCCTGCAAAATTCTCAGCCTTCCATGTCCTAGATTACAGAGAGCAATATGAGGAGGAACATGAAGACAGGcatatgaatttcaaatttattctgCCTTCTCCAACCAGCCAGTGtgcattcatttttaattctgaaaaagttcTCTGTGCTCAGCTTGGATCCAATGCAGAAACTGCAGAAATGAATGTTAGAACCACAGGAAGTTTTATTTTGGGTTCTGGAACATGTGACGGATTGCCTCTGTTCTTTATTACCGAATATGGAATCGTTTCATTTGCTTCCAGTCAGAAAGCGGTTGGTGATTCTAGGTTTCTTTCGTCCATGAAAGAAGTGTCTCCCCAGCAAAATGATGAACTTGAATCTCATGAAAGTTTGTCCAAGGATTTGAAAAAAGCTTTATATTGCTTCTGCGATGGAAGtatagaaaattgtgaaaagataatgaatgaattacaGGCAAGGGCTTCTTATAAAGAAGGTGCAGATTTGGATGAAGCAGTTACAACCCTCAGTCTTGGCATCATTGACGATTATCCAATGCGTGATCCCCGTTGGTGTAAAACTGTTCCAGGAGGCTCTATTTCATCATCACTTATCATTACTTATCAATTAGATGATAAGTTAACTGCACATGATTACTTGTACAGTTTTCTAAAGAcatataaaatacttgaaaagcttTCTGTGTCCAAAATTGATGATGCAATAATATCGACTCGGCTCCTATTTTGTGAACATACAGAGAAACTGATTGCTGCCAAAACCATGCGTCTTTATCTTGTTGATCATTTTGATGCAATTGAAAGTGCTATCCAGTTGGCATTGACTAAGCGAGGAATTGAATCAAATGATGATCTTACTGCTCAAGATGTGTTTTTTAGAGAGGTTTCGGCATTCCATTTTATATTTCCTTCATTTATTGAGTGGGAATCGGAAATACTCTCAGAAGATGAAAGTGTGccaaaaattttgaatgttgttatgaccgtaaataaaatttttgttggtGTATTTGAAGCTATTATAAATTATCGCATCAGTGCATGGGAACGATATACTGCTAATACTACTGATTATGACAGCCCGTTTTTGCCATGGACATCAAGAGAAGGCAACGCTGGAATTCGAAGTCAAATTAAAGAACAGCTGAACatcaatatcaatcatgttttgAGAATAACTGACAATGTCCAGATCCAAGGAATCCTATACCAACAGTATGTTGATATTCTGGACTTTTATCTGGatagttttaaaaagcaattagAAACATCAAAGAAGGAAAAGATGATGCCTGTACAGAAAGAATATGAGAAAGAACGAAGCCATTACATCAAATATTTATTGGTGCTTGGGCAATATGAAAGAGCTGCAGCCATTGCAGAAAAATATCTGGATTTTGATATGCTTATTCAAATATGTGAAGAAACTCAGAATTCAGATCGATTGCAAAGATATATGCTTCAGTTTGCTGAAAAGAAGTTTTCAGAGCATGTGTTTAAGTGGTATTTGAATAAAGGTCAAAGAGGCAAGATATTTAATAAAGATCTTGGGCAGAAAGAAGTTCTTGGTAATTTTCTCAAAGAACACGAAAGCTTAAAGTGGTTACATTTTGTCCAAGAGCGACAGTACGAAGCTGCTTCAGCAACACTGAAACAATTAGCATTAAAAGAGGTACAATTTCTTAATCGTAGAAAAACTTTACTGAGTCTAAGCAAATTGACTGCTATGGTAAGCAGTATTTCTCCTGAGCAGAAGAGAAACATAATTGAGGCTATCAATTTTGAACAGGACCTCATAACACATCAAGAAACTCTTCCTATCTCTACTGTTGAAGCGTTGGGTATTGATCCAAAGAACATGAGAGTGTTTCAGCCTGCAGAGCTTATTGAAATGTATATCGCAGATGAAAATCCATCAGCAaatgcattcgattttaaaattgctcttgatttattgcattttatgaaaaaacCTTTATCTGATCCAGACCTTAATAATTTAAGAATCCATATTTGGTCAAAAGCTATTCTTAAAGATAACTGGGAAGAACTGGACATAAACAATCCATTAGTTGCTATTAAAGACACTATTTTCTTCCAAGTTGTTGAAATAGCTTTTAATCAAGGTATTGAAATGCACGAGTTTATTCCTTCACTTGATGATTTACTTCAAGCTTCAGAACTGCAAAACCTAGTTGAAAATTCTAGTGTTAGATTTTTACTTCAAGCAGGatatgaacatatttttaaaatcatcgaCTAA
- the LOC129230063 gene encoding piRNA biogenesis protein EXD1-like — MFQADSMFEHYDPVKYDFIPCEYSDKLSGNVVFLDSIDSVFEKSIEILKKQNSIGVSFQGNNIGRYQDFNLICMSTSTCNFIFDICYFGKEAFENGIKDILESVTIEKIIHDCREASDALFHRYDTEMENVFDTQVADYIVRSLNSTETETSDNVCTLDECIEHYLNVSKEFLFNRKKYEEEDIDDAYIALRPLDEALKNFSIKNTIYLRLLRQELSNLMYGPYRSAVQLYLNAVAPLPAEEVVLRAVDDDAPPPELLGMFETFILGSE; from the coding sequence ATGTTTCAAGCAGATAGTATGTTTGAGCATTATGATcctgtaaaatatgattttatacCGTGTGAATACAGTGATAAATTGAGTGGAAATGTTGTTTTTCTGGATAGCATtgattctgtttttgaaaaatccatagaaattcttaaaaagcaaaattcaaTCGGTGTGTCATTTCAAGGAAACAATATTGGGCGCTACCaagattttaatttgatttgtatgTCAACATCAACctgtaactttatttttgatatttgttatttcggAAAAGAAGCTTTTGAAAATGGTATAAAAGACATTCTTGAAAGTGTTACTATTGAGAAAATAATTCACGACTGCAGAGAAGCGTCAGATGCGTTATTTCATCGGTATGATACAGAAATGGAAAATGTTTTCGACACCCAAGTTGCGGACTACATTGTCCGAAGTCTAAACTCTACTGAGACTGAAACTTCGGACAATGTTTGCACATTAGATGAGTGCATTGAGCACTATTTAAATGTGTCCAAGGAGTTTTTATTTAATCGAAAAAAATACGAGGAAGAGGACATTGACGATGCGTACATTGCTTTGCGCCCTCTGGATGaagctttaaaaaacttttccattaaaaatacgATTTATCTTAGACTTCTAAGACAAGAATTATCAAACCTCATGTATGGACCTTACAGATCTGCTGTGCAATTGTACTTAAATGCAGTTGCACCATTACCTGCGGAGGAAGTTGTTTTGCGTGCAGTTGATGATGATGCTCCTCCACCAGAATTGTTAGGAATGTTTGAAACCTTTATTCTTGGCAGTGAATGA